The Crocosphaera subtropica ATCC 51142 genome includes a window with the following:
- a CDS encoding ferrochelatase: MVATPNKQQTHPVEGRDKSDRVAVLLMGYGEVESYEDFANYNEQALNLLTAKFAPVPTWIYPPLAKLLAVFDLHEWQHQHDHFISPHNHIFEHQRESIEHKLQEKWGDRIQVFKAFNFCKPFLPEQVLTEIKAQGFDKILIYPLLVVDSIFTSGIAVEQVNNALESLTEGDEHWLKGLRYIPSFYNEPAYLDLMAKLVEDKIKKDLADKYLPSQIGIVLLNHGCPHEAKGFTSGIDESQILYELVRERLIHRYPLISVGWLNHQTPLIKWTQPNAELAAKNLMELGAKAIIFMPIGFATENHETLLDVEHIIHGLHKKSSDVTYVQMPCVNDEPEFCEMAAQWADSHIADLLSAEALTVNPSLAGGNLDVNHHHHDHGNGHHHHH, encoded by the coding sequence ATGGTTGCAACGCCCAATAAACAACAAACTCATCCTGTTGAGGGAAGGGATAAAAGCGATCGCGTGGCGGTTTTATTAATGGGTTACGGTGAAGTGGAAAGTTATGAAGATTTTGCTAATTATAATGAACAGGCTTTAAATTTATTGACGGCTAAATTTGCACCGGTTCCCACTTGGATTTATCCCCCTTTAGCTAAGTTATTAGCGGTTTTTGACCTCCATGAATGGCAACATCAACACGACCATTTTATTTCTCCCCATAATCATATTTTTGAACATCAACGGGAATCAATTGAACATAAATTACAAGAAAAATGGGGCGATCGCATTCAAGTTTTTAAAGCGTTTAACTTCTGTAAACCGTTTTTACCTGAACAAGTTTTAACGGAAATTAAAGCTCAAGGATTTGATAAAATATTAATCTATCCTCTGTTAGTGGTTGACTCTATTTTTACCAGTGGAATTGCCGTTGAACAGGTTAATAATGCCTTAGAATCTTTAACAGAAGGGGACGAACATTGGTTAAAAGGGTTACGTTATATTCCTTCATTTTACAACGAACCAGCTTACTTAGATTTAATGGCGAAATTAGTCGAAGACAAAATCAAGAAAGATTTAGCGGATAAATACCTTCCTTCTCAAATTGGGATTGTTTTATTAAATCATGGTTGTCCCCACGAAGCGAAAGGATTTACATCAGGAATTGATGAAAGTCAGATATTATATGAATTGGTCAGAGAACGCTTAATTCATCGTTATCCGTTGATTTCTGTGGGTTGGTTAAACCATCAAACTCCTTTGATTAAATGGACGCAACCCAATGCAGAATTAGCAGCTAAAAATCTTATGGAATTAGGGGCAAAAGCCATTATCTTTATGCCCATTGGTTTTGCCACAGAAAATCATGAAACGCTTTTAGATGTCGAACATATCATTCATGGTTTACATAAGAAATCGTCCGATGTAACTTATGTGCAGATGCCTTGTGTTAATGATGAACCTGAATTTTGTGAAATGGCTGCACAATGGGCAGATTCTCACATTGCAGACTTATTATCGGCCGAAGCATTAACGGTTAATCCTTCTTTAGCCGGGGGGAATTTAGACGTTAATCATCATCATCATGATCATGGAAATGGTCATCATCATCATCATTAA
- a CDS encoding type II toxin-antitoxin system RelE family toxin, with protein MKTNYLPSFIKDLKALKSSPVYIRIKTLVFETIVNYNSIQEIRNLKKLKAEDNAYRIRVGDYRIGILVEEDCIIFARVAHRREFYRYFP; from the coding sequence GTGAAAACTAACTATCTTCCTAGCTTCATTAAAGATTTAAAAGCCTTAAAAAGTTCTCCCGTTTATATTAGGATCAAAACATTAGTTTTTGAAACTATTGTTAACTATAATAGTATTCAAGAAATTAGAAATCTGAAAAAGCTTAAAGCAGAGGATAATGCTTATCGAATTAGAGTAGGAGATTATCGCATTGGGATATTAGTTGAAGAAGATTGTATTATTTTTGCTCGTGTCGCACATCGTCGTGAATTTTATCGTTATTTTCCTTAA
- a CDS encoding PEP-CTERM sorting domain-containing protein (PEP-CTERM proteins occur, often in large numbers, in the proteomes of bacteria that also encode an exosortase, a predicted intramembrane cysteine proteinase. The presence of a PEP-CTERM domain at a protein's C-terminus predicts cleavage within the sorting domain, followed by covalent anchoring to some some component of the (usually Gram-negative) cell surface. Many PEP-CTERM proteins exhibit an unusual sequence composition that includes large numbers of potential glycosylation sites. Expression of one such protein has been shown restore the ability of a bacterium to form floc, a type of biofilm.), translating to MSQPKLWKTLAIAGVAGVVGAVGIQSNAQAGSFIDQGYSVFAAPDPSNPPNDPLNVEPNPPVGDPPGEQCPLCDSTVSFAVYRPDTSDWAAELSAEWGIPILPTNQDGSVDLDAPYVFLYQVYNTDPLPQAESGISFFDVAVEEKTGKTGTAWVGPSPYSSAGWIPDTVFANASTDIFDNPLGQPTTPNGERQEQPCIDGDNGCPGNWIPDVLGSNFLPIIEDPNAVEPVQVLYTTVVDDEVERQNPPSSPTNGYTWTWLTPGGTIPTLGTSSLLFLTAETEQDFNNKLVQAGLVPDYCLEDASQDGCAWTKVNYPWGRTQSGDPIVGEGSSGDVAGLKVTFDKQKAPEPGTILGLLAVSGLGVAAKGKKQK from the coding sequence ATGAGTCAACCCAAGTTATGGAAAACATTGGCGATCGCAGGTGTCGCTGGTGTAGTAGGGGCAGTCGGTATTCAAAGCAATGCTCAAGCTGGTTCCTTTATTGATCAAGGTTATAGTGTGTTTGCAGCACCTGATCCAAGTAATCCACCTAATGATCCTTTGAATGTAGAACCTAATCCTCCTGTTGGTGATCCGCCTGGAGAACAATGTCCATTGTGCGATAGTACAGTTAGTTTTGCTGTCTATCGGCCTGATACCAGTGACTGGGCTGCAGAACTATCAGCAGAATGGGGAATTCCTATTCTGCCAACTAATCAAGATGGCTCAGTTGATTTAGATGCCCCGTATGTATTCTTGTACCAGGTATATAACACTGATCCATTACCCCAAGCTGAATCAGGAATATCATTTTTTGATGTCGCAGTAGAAGAAAAAACAGGCAAAACTGGGACAGCTTGGGTTGGTCCTAGTCCTTACAGTTCTGCTGGTTGGATTCCAGACACAGTATTTGCTAATGCTAGTACAGATATCTTTGATAATCCTTTGGGACAACCAACTACTCCTAATGGAGAGCGTCAAGAGCAACCTTGTATTGATGGTGATAATGGTTGCCCTGGTAATTGGATACCTGACGTATTAGGCTCGAATTTTCTTCCAATTATTGAAGATCCAAATGCCGTTGAACCTGTTCAAGTTCTATATACCACTGTTGTGGATGATGAAGTAGAACGTCAAAATCCACCCTCTTCTCCTACGAATGGTTATACTTGGACATGGCTAACACCAGGAGGCACAATTCCAACCCTCGGAACTTCTTCTTTATTGTTCCTAACGGCTGAAACTGAACAAGACTTTAATAACAAGTTGGTCCAAGCAGGACTGGTTCCAGATTATTGTTTAGAAGATGCTAGTCAGGATGGTTGTGCCTGGACAAAAGTTAATTATCCTTGGGGGAGAACTCAATCAGGAGATCCTATCGTTGGAGAAGGCTCTTCTGGGGATGTAGCAGGACTCAAGGTCACATTTGATAAGCAAAAAGCACCCGAACCTGGAACCATTCTCGGACTCCTTGCGGTTAGTGGACTCGGTGTTGCTGCTAAGGGCAAAAAACAGAAATAA